One window of Cydia pomonella isolate Wapato2018A chromosome 7, ilCydPomo1, whole genome shotgun sequence genomic DNA carries:
- the LOC133519858 gene encoding 27 kDa hemolymph protein-like has translation MLRYVFVLVLAVGVLGDYQVTEEQRQQVRAAIGEVCKKANAEDKASEVQAAVHTFADCLKGLFNIDQIKTEIEEAKPNGALDEVFKKYCAKSSQLKACINTAITGVTPCVPSDLRAHLPTASNATDQIIDFVCYKDGDRIALFIAEDGPKCFQEKAEDIKTCAEKIKEGITSVDEAKALSTENKCKKLDELSSCVVSKLETCENSTPANMAESLFKFVKKASPCNTK, from the exons ATGTTGAGATACGTTTTCGTCCTTGTACTGGCCGTAG GAGTGCTCGGAGACTACCAAGTCACAGAAGAACAGCGGCAACAAGTCAGAGCTGCCATCGGCGAGGTCTGCAAAAAGGCCAACGCTGAAGACAAGGCGTCAGAAGTCCag GCTGCCGTTCATACGTTCGCGGATTGTTTGAAGGGCCTCTTCAACATTGATCAAATTAAAACAGAAATCGAGGAGGCAAAGCCGAATGGTGCACTCGACGAGGTCTTTAAGAA GTACTGCGCGAAATCTTCTCAGCTGAAGGCGTGCATTAACACCGCCATCACTGGCGTGACGCCGTGCGTGCCGAGCGACCTGCGCGCACATCTGCCTACTGCCTCCAACGCCACCGACCAGATCATCGACTTCGTTTGCTACAAGGATGGCGACAGAATCGCTT TGTTCATCGCCGAGGATGGTCCCAAATGCTTCCAAGAGAAAGCGGAGGACATTAAGACTTGCGCTGAGAAAATCAAGGAAGGCATCACTTCCGTCGACGAAGCCAAGGCACTCTCTACTGAG AACAAATGCAAGAAGTTGGACGAGCTGTCATCGTGTGTGGTGTCTAAACTGGAAACCTGCGAAAACTCCACCCCCGCGAACATGGCCGAGTCATTGTTCAAGTTCGTCAAGAAGGCATCACCCTGCAACACG AAATAA